The following DNA comes from Castanea sativa cultivar Marrone di Chiusa Pesio chromosome 10, ASM4071231v1.
CTGTGGTAAACAAGAAACTAAAATAACTGCAatgcatctttttttctttttttttgaagacgTGGAACCTCACCTAGGTCTACATCCCAAGGCTCCAACCACTAGGCAGCACTTGGCAGGTAACTGCAGTGCATCATCTTACGCAGAAGGCATGCCAGAGAAAGCTTTAATGCATTTCTTGTGTATATAAATGAAAAGGAGAAACAATCACACTCTTAATAACCAGACTACTCACACCTAATATAGAAAACTTGGCATAGATTGCCATCTTGATGTATCGAATGTTAAATCACTTGAAAGAAGTCAGATATTTAACAGGATTAATCTTTATTGCATAAACAATAGTTTCTATTTATGAACCACATTATCAGATCTGGCACTCTTATTTATTGTGCATAGCACTCATCAAGTTCCATTCCAATCTCCTCTCCCTAGCCAATATGACAAACATAGGTTCCTAAAGGTAATTCATTTTGTTCCCCTTCACTCCATAATTTTCcaataaaaggaaaacaaagacaaaagacAATTAGTAAGAAAGAATAGTGTTAGCTCCATTAAATCATTCTTGGGACTTATGGTCTCAAAGCCATCAATGTGGAAAGATCCATCACATGTTGcaaggctctctctctctctctctctctctctctctctctatatatatatatatatatatatatatatatatatattaacacacTACAAAAGATCACTGCAAGTCCCAGTTTCAAATCAATCAACGACCTTGTCATATAACAGTCATCCTCAATTACCATTGCACCACAAACATTGCTTCTTTGGTCAAAAATCAACCTCTATAAACAGGGTCCTACATAGCCAAGAAACAACACCAGTCCTTAACATGATCATGCTAGTAAAACCGCACAGCACAGCAACAGCTGTCCTCCATATATTAAAAACAGATAAGCTGTCATGGTGCCTCCATGAACTTTTACTTGGAgaattaaaattacaatttttaaaccTGATATAGTTCATTTAATTGTGTCTGTGCTTAGTTgtcaaatatttttgttcacAGCAGATTCCAAGCCCAATAAAGGAGGGTTGCGATAGGTTGAAAGCCAACCTAAAATTTAGCCACTCTAttctaaaaaatttcctttattAGATTCGGAAATAAATTCATATACTAGAAAAAACATTAGCACTTTAACATGCCTCgccaattttttgttttcctcttaTAACTCCTGCATCTCATCtcaaaaataactcaaaaacactcaattttttgtatatatctTTTTGCTACTTCATTCTTCTTGCATGAAGTAGCATTTTTctaataaagtttttattactttataaaataaataaataaaaagattttgagCATATTTCTCTATTTCTGTTTCTGATATTAGCATATCTATTTTAATAAACAGAGAAAGGTATCATGAAAATTTCATCTGTATTCATTGTTAATTCACTTTAGGAAACTGAATATTTGTATTGAAATTGCAGGGTGCAGTCTTTCATATACCTTGAACGCTTGAATTTTGGTAAGTACGTCATTAAAATGAAAAGCACCCTTGAAAGCTTGAATTTACAAGAAATCTTAGAAATATTTCAGGAAATAAGAGTCAgtaatagttttaaaattgtttaccCTTAATTTTTCAAACCATTAAGGTATCCTCCAAAAGATCCACATTTCCACTGGCTTTGAATTGCAAGGCCATTCATAGATAGGCTAAGCCACAGATTATAACTATTTCATTCAAACCATGGTATTTAAAATTCAACAAGAACGTTTTAAGTGACAAAAGGTACCACCACTGTCAATTTTGATTGCCTTTAGTTGTTACCAATAATGTTTCAACAGAAATATTATGTTTTAGTATTGAACATGACTGTTTTGTTATGATATTGAAAAAGTATGAAGAATGTGAGTATAATAAGTTTTCAGGTCAATGCAAGGATGTGATATGTACACAGATAGTTATGGCTGTATGTATGgtatttatgtatgtattttGATTTTGTCATCAGATTGCATATCATTCTTTGGCACTTTCCAAATCAGTTTAACCTATTCTATCACAAACAAGTCCCCATATTGCTGTATATGTAAAATAACATGAAGAATACTTAATTCGTATCTGATGGATCTAAGACCAAATAAGTTACCTCATATGACACAGTACCACCCGACATTGCTGGTTGGCGAAGGGTAACATTGCAGATGGCACCATTAGCAGAGAGAATACAAACTGTGCGAGGCCCCTGCTGTGAAAAGGCCATAATCTTTGACGCTATATCCTGCAAACACAATAGTTAGCTAATTAGAAAGATACTACATTTGAACACACAGCTCCCTTCTAAAATCCAACTCAGAATTTCAACCAATAATACAACATCATTATATACAAGACGTTAGGAGTTAAAGAAAGCTACAATTATATCACCAAGACTGCACTCACAAGCTTTAATGATTTACAAAAACCTCTCTAAACACTAACCACAAATCATATCAAGAGTTTGTTTTCAACCCATTGCTTTGCTATAGCATAATAATTGCATGACTTCACcatcttaattattattttttattggtaagttacacatgcaccgTTGATAAGAACACAATACTGGTTTGGTTGTTTTTATTCTTGAATAGAGAAGATGAGAAAAGTAGAATTTATGAGGGTTTAGGGTTCAGGAATGTATGAAGGTGTAAGAGCAGAAGCAGATTCTTGTTGATGTGAGGGCTTGGATGAGATGTTTAGGCACGGGTAGGCTCAACCGTGGCCAGGGAAGCAACTATGGAGATGGTTTGAGGTGGTTTGAGATTAGTTCTTGAAGGGGAAAATGGTGCAGGGATGATGGGATGCAATTAGGGTTTGGAATGGAGAGGACAAATGGATGGATAATGAGATTGAATGATGTTGGTGGAAGATAGATGGACAAATGCTTGTGATTTCTACAAGAGAATCTCCTTATCCAATTTAGGTAGATTGATGGGAATCTCTACCTCCAAGCAAGACTACAATAGTCTAAGATACCTAATGCAACATTATTGTCAACATTATTCAATGAGTAGAAATGAGAGTACAACCATGTATTTATACTAATACTTCCCTAATCTACATGGTCCACATGGATCCATCTCATTGGTACTAATCTACCATGTGCAACTATTATTTTTAACATAAGATTATATGAATTACACACGATAACTGATAAATGTTATAACCAAGTTAGACTTCTAACTAACTAACTCTAGCTTATCTAAGAGTAACTACTAACTAATTTTGACTATTTGACTTTTATTACATGAGTTCACCCTAAGCTAAGCCTCCCACTCGAACCATTAACTGCCAATACTTGTCTTTAATCCTCAAGAAGTTGCTCTACGAAAATCGGAACTTGATGTGCCAAGCTAACTGCTGTTTGGCCACCCTCAAATCAGCTTGGGTTCCTATCACCTCAACCCATGACCTCACTCTCCATTTAGGAGGTATAAGGGGAGAAGGTACCAGTTAAAATAGAGCTCATTGCCCATCATCATATTAAAAATCACACATACATAATCAATAAAATGAGGTATTAATTCTTAAATAAAAGTCACAGCAACTATTTAAATCTTTTAACTGCATATAATAATCAATTGAATTTTCAACCTTCTGATACAGGTTAGACAACACCAAAGTTATCTCTCTGCGCCTCAATCTATGTCCTCATGCCTTACAACAACTGACCCAAACAAATGTAATGCACACTCAACAAAATTAACATATTAATAACTTTTCGACTCACCTGAAACTAAATGTGGTTCATTGTTAAAGCGTCATTCAAGTGAAAATGCAAAAGACCAAAAGCAAAGACTGATTCAAAATCTTGTTGGAGAGAAATCCAAATAtacacaataaatcttaagtaccAATCattggactaaaaaaaaattaaaaattaatttgattcaaACATTTGTGCAGGGAAGGCAATACACAGTTGTCTAACATAGGCATCTTAGAAATATGCAGTTGCTCCCCTGTAAATAGAAGTTAATACAGAGATAAATTTGATCACTTGAAAGTCATCAATTAGCTTAGTTGAACAATTGAATGTTAAAAAAGTTACATTGCATGAACGCATCTAAACTGGGTAGTCCCATTGTTTGAGACTGCTAAGTTATTTCTTTATTCAGACATGATAAATTATTTCCTTATAGAGTATGCAACTTGCTACTTACCTTCTCTGAGGCAGAAGAAATAAAGCACACATTCTATCACATATAAACAGGTAAACTTTTGTGCTTATATTACTCTATCTTTCCAGGAATTTGTGTGCGCACATGCAGAAATTGGCTCAAGGTAATAAGCCACAATCTCTACGCATTGGCTTAACATAACCAATGTCCTTTGGTCATTTGTCTTTGTTATTATGAACCATCCCCTCTAAAAATTAACATGAGaacaagctctctctctctctacagcCAAGGCGTTTGGAAGCTACCAGCATCTCTCCAACCACTGGCACTTGCGACAGTATCAGGTGAAATCTACGTTATAGATTACATGCATGCATCAATTTAGGCAACAACTGTTTAAACTCTAGATGCAGGGTCATACATCAGCTGATAAATTGTTAATGACTTAAGTTATGAGTAAGTCAGCAAATCACCACCTCAGGTTTTATCTCAAATGTATTATGCCGTGATTATCACCAATACACTGTTCTAGCATTGTAAAGGACATAGAAGTCATGAAATTAATATTCTGGGAAAATGATACAGCTCCTGCCATAAGAACAGTCAAACAAAATACTTCCAATGTAGTCCCAAATCAAAATGAATCAAGCTACCATGaatgttagagtagaatttgATGCAACTTtgcataaaaacaaaagtttaaTGACATTCATATATACTactgtaactttttttttaaggggaaaaaaacaaaaaacaaaaacaaaaacaaaaacaaaacaaaaaggaaagaaagaaattgaatgcATTAGATAAACCATTTTGCACATTAAAATCGCATACAAACAAACCAACTCTGATGTGCATTTTGAGTAGGATCGCATACAAACAAACCAACTCTGATATGCATTTTGAGTAGGATTTGAAATGAGTCGCCTTTCTTTTGGTGACTCAATTTTTGTATATCATCTTTTATGATGAGTCCATATCAAGCTACAAAGActtggaagaaaaaaattgtatcttgAAAAGCTAAGAAAGATTATCAAACTTCAGTATTTTAAGTTTTACGCTCACCACCTTCTTTATTTGATGAATTAGGGCAATCtttgatccctttttctttcattaGCATAATAATTACACTTTCCTTCCAAACAATTACAAGAATTAACTAAAAGATCATTCTTTTAGCTACCAAGTGGCTACATTTTCCAAATTATAACGAACAAAACTACCACATATTCAACTAGATTCTCACCAACTAAATTTAATAACTAACGCTCACCACTTTCTTTATTTGATGAATTAGGGAAATCTTTgatccttttttctttcattagcATAATAATTACACGTTCCTTCCAAACAATTACAAGAATTAACTAAAAGATCATTCTTTTATAACTGACGCTCACCAAGTGGCTACATTTTCCAAATTATAACGAACAAAACTACCACATATTCAACTACATTCTCACCAACTAAATTTAATAACTAACGCTCACCACTTTCTTTAATTGATGAATTAGGGCAATCTTTgatccttttttctttcattagcATAATAATTACACGTTCCTTCCAAACAATTACAAGAATTAACTAAAAGATCATTCTTTTAGCTCACTAAGTGGCGACATTTTCCAAATTATAACGAACAAAACTACCGCATATTCAACTACATTCTCACCAACTAAATTTAATAACTAACGCTCACCACTTTCTTTATTTAATGAAGTAAGGCAATCTTTgatccttttttctttcatttgcatAATAATTACACTTTCCTTCCAAACAATTACAAGAATCAACTAAAAGATCATTCTTTTAGCTCACCAAGTGGCTACATTTTCCAAATTATAACGAACAAAACTACCACATATTCAACTACATTCTCACCAACTAAATTTGATAACTAACACTCACCACTTTCTTTATTTGATGAATTAGGGCAATCTGTcatccttttttctttcattagcATAATAATTACACTTTCCTTCCAAACAATTACAAGAATTAACTAAAAGATAATTCTTTTAGCTCACTAAGTGGCTACATTTTCCAAATTATAACGAACAAAACTACCACATATTCAACTACATTCTCATCAAATAAATTTAACTAACATTCAATAACATACCTGGCCAGCTTTCACCATAATAACATGAGCAGTAAAACCATTTTGCTACGTACGATTTAAAATGAGTCGCCTTTGTTTCGGTGACTCAATTTTTGAATATCAACTCTTATGATGAGTCCATATTCATGTCATAaagactccaaaaaaaaaataagaaaagatcGTGTCTTGAAAAGATTATTAGACttctatattttgaatttaagcTCGCCactttatttaattgataaattaGGGCAATCTTTGATCCTCTTTCTTCCATTAGTATAATAATTAcattttccttccaaacaacaacaagaatTAACTAAAagatctttctttcttttttttaactcaccagattttccaaattaaaaaaactaggGCAATCTTTAATCCTTTTTCTATCATTAGCATAATAATTACACTTTTCCTTCCAAACAATTCCATGAATTAACTAAGGATCATTCTTTTAACTCACAATTCCAAGAATTAACTAAAGATCATTCTTTTAACTTACGAAGTAGCCacattttccaaattttaactaaataagtGCAATTACACTTCCAAACAATCACAAGAATTAACTAAAGATCATTCTTTTAACTCACCCCGGTAACTACATATTCTCAACTATAAGCAATCttcatcctttttttcttttattagcaTAATAACTACACTTTTCCTTCCAAACAACCACAATAATTAACTAAAGATCATTCTTTTAACTCACCAAGAAACTACATTTTCCGAATCATAACTATATAAACTAGCACTCAATAGCATACCTCGCCTGCTTTCACCATAATAACATGAGGAGTAAACCCGACACCGCCGGTTCCTGCACACCGAAATTAACTGTCAAGctaagaaatttattcaatattACAATCAAAGTTAACAAATTTAAACAGACCCAAAGCGTCCAACTGCTTTTTCCCGGAACCGGGTGGGCGGCCACGGTGCTTCTTATGCGAGGGCTCAGACGAGGGGGCCGTCCCGCTGGAGTCGGCACCGGCGCCGTGAttggcggcggcggcggcagAAGAGGAGATAGGGGTAGGGGTAGGGGTCAAGCCGAGAGCAATGTTGCCATCGGGAGAGTACTTCCTGGGTCTCCCTCGCTTCTTCTTGGTGGCGGAGGCGGAAGAGGCGTCAATGCTAAACCCTCCTCCTCCGCCGCCGCCTCCGGCGGGCGACGATCCGTGATCGTACGGACTAGCGGAAgcgttggtggtggtggtggtggtgttagTGTTATTGTTGTGATGCTGCTGGTGCTGGTGCTGGTGCTGGTGCTGATGCTGGTGATGTGGCGAATCAAACGGCTTGGACGAAGAGTTGAAAGGGAATCGTGCGGC
Coding sequences within:
- the LOC142613280 gene encoding uncharacterized protein LOC142613280, whose amino-acid sequence is MDSREAPPSSATPPHHNIMVGHLHSSYPLPNTNNNSNNNNNNTNNNNNNSAPNSSHMIPPPSSAARFPFNSSSKPFDSPHHQHQHQHQHQHQQHHNNNTNTTTTTTNASASPYDHGSSPAGGGGGGGGFSIDASSASATKKKRGRPRKYSPDGNIALGLTPTPTPISSSAAAAANHGAGADSSGTAPSSEPSHKKHRGRPPGSGKKQLDALGTGGVGFTPHVIMVKAGEDIASKIMAFSQQGPRTVCILSANGAICNVTLRQPAMSGGTVSYEGRFEIISLSGSFLLSENNGSRSRTGGLSVSLAGSDGRVLGGGVAGMLTAATPVQVIVGSFIADGKKSNPNNPKSGPSSAPTSQMLNFGAPVVAASPPSQGGSSDSSDENGGGSPINRGPGLYSNPGQSLHSMQMYQLWAGQTQQ